The following is a genomic window from Flavobacteriales bacterium.
ACTTCAGCTGCTAAAACAAGGACTATGCAAAGAATGATAGCAACCCATTCAATCCTAGATATACTAAGATAGGTACTCAGTAAAATTGCTAAAAAGGCTCCAGTAAGATGAATTCTAAAATTGGTTTCTGATCTAAAGGTCACAAGGATTCCTGTTAGGGCGTATTTGAAACTGTTTAATCTGGATTTAATCATACCCTCTGAGTTAGACATCTACGATTGTATGAATAGATGGCAAATAGAAGAAATGTGATGCCAAACAAAAAGATGTACCAGTTAAAATCTTGCGGTATATATTTGGCTGTAGAGTCAAATAAGTCGTGTTCGGATGAAAGTGTCCAAAGGCCTTGGTTTGAGCCTTTCCTTGTTATAAAAGTGAAGTAGTCTAGTGTCCATGAGAAAACAACGATAAGAGAACCTACAATGGAATAAGACCATTCCTTCCAATTCATTCCTCCTGCATTATGATAGATTAGACTACTTCCTAAGCCAATCATTAATAGAGAAATAATTAC
Proteins encoded in this region:
- a CDS encoding diacylglycerol kinase family protein gives rise to the protein MIKSRLNSFKYALTGILVTFRSETNFRIHLTGAFLAILLSTYLSISRIEWVAIILCIVLVLAAEVFNTSIEKLVDLMHPERSDKAGVIKDISAGAVLITAIGSLVVAGIILGPNALKLL